The DNA window CAGAGTACGAGGCTGTTCTCGTCGGTATCCGAGCTGCTCGGGAAGTCAGAGCTTCCCGGATCATTTTGTATTCTGATTCACAACTGATCACTCAGCAGATAAAAGGCATTTATGAAGCTAAGGATGACATAATGCTTAAATATCTCAAGCTCATTCAAGCCCAGGCAAAAGTTTTTGTGTATTGGATGATTGAGCAGATACCCCGGGACGAGAATGGGGAAGCAGATGCTTTTGCAAAGATGGTCACCTCTTTATCAGAAGTCAGTACTCGAGAAGTATTGCATATTTTCAGGCTAATCCTATCCACGGAAGAAGAGACATTGCCAGCACCAGAGGATTCTTGGATGACACCCATGATTAAATTCATTGTAACCAATGAATTTCCTGAAGACAAAGCTCGAGCTCAGAAGATCGAGAGACAAGCTCTCAGGTTTGTTTTCTTAGATAATATCTTGTATAGAAGATCATTCCAGGGACCTCTGTTGAAGTGCTTATCTATGGGAGAAGTGGATCATGTCCTCCGAGAGATTCATGAAAGGTGTTGTGGAGAGCATCTCGGAGGATTAGCATTGGCCCGGAAAGCATTGCTTGCCGAATTTTGGTGGCCCACTATTGGCCAAGACTCTGCCCAAGTGGTATGGGCTTATGAGGGTTGTCAACATCACTCTAATTTTTAGCACAGCCCGGCCACTCTCATGAAGCCTATATGGACATCTTGCCGCTTTGATCAGTGTGGCATGAACATTTTTGGTCCCTTTCTAGTTTCCTGGGCCCAGAAGAAATTTCTTTTGGTAGCCGTTGTTATTTtttctaagtgggtagaggctgAGCCCCTGGCAAGGACTACTGAGCAGGAAGTTTTGAAGTTTCTGTGGAAGGATATTGTATGCCGGTTCGGAGTTCCAAGGAGACTAATCTCAGATAATGAGAAGCAGTTTCAGGGAAAAGAGATTACAGCTTGGTGCCAGGAAATGAAAATCACCCAGTATTTCACTTCAGTTGTCTATCCTCAAGCAAATGGCCAAACAGAGGTAGGTAAACAGAATTATTGTGCAAGCCTTGAAAACTAGGCTACAGAGCAAATGAAAAGACTGAGTGGAGGAATTGCCTAGTGTTCTCTGAGCATACAGAACTACTCCCCGAGCACCTACTCAAGAGACTTCGTTTAATCTAGTATATGGTTCTGAAGCAGTTCTGCCGATTGAAGTCGGACAATCTTCTACCCGGATAGAATCTTACCCGGATGACAATGATCAAAGCCGGTCAATGGAGTTGGATTTAGTAGAGGTGAGAGAGCAGGCTCTGATTCGAATGGAAGCTTACCGAGGTCGGGTTATGGAATCATATAACAAGCGAGTCCGAATCCGAGATGAAAAAAGTCAATCCAGCAAGAGATGTTGGAAAATTAGAAGCTCGATGGGAAGGACCTTTTAAAATAACTCAGAAAGTTAGCTCGGGAGCATTTTATCTAGAGGATGTTCAAAGATGTTCTCTCAAAAGACCCTGGAATGtatttcatttaaaaaagtATTATGCTTGAAAGATGTAATTATTTGTTTGAAGACATAATGAAAGTTATTTTCTTCTCAGAAAGTGTATGAATATTATATCTAAACCCAGGAGGTACGAAGCCCCGGTTAATCTACAAAGTGCCGGGACAGGATCCCCGGCCTAAGGCTCCGTATCTTGGTTATTAATAAGCTCAGGGCTCTACACACTGGCTCGAggcaccacacctcgaccattcccatgTCTCGGGACAtgatccccggcccaaggctccgtaccatGGTTATTAATAAGCCAGAGCTCTACACCCTGACTCGGGACACTACATCTCGACCATTCTCAAGTCTCGGGACAtgatccccggcccaaggctacGTACCTTGGTTATTAATAAGCCCAGGGCTCTACACCTTGGCTCGGggcaccacacctcgaccattcccaagtcccggaacatgatccccggcccaaggctccgtaccttggttattaATAAGCTCAGGGCtctacaccctggctcgaggCATCACTCCTCGACCATTCTCAAGTCTCGGGACATGATCCTCGGCCCAAAGCTCAGTACCTTGGTTATTAATAAGCCCAGTGCTCTGCACCCTGGCTTGGggcaccacacctcgaccattcctaaGTCCCAGGACATGATCCCCGGCCCAAAGCTCCATACATTGGTTATTAATAAGCCCAGGGCTCTACACCCTGGCTTGGCACatcacacctcgaccattcacaagtccgGAGACATGATCCCTCGGCCCAGGGTTTCGTACTCTAGTTATTGAAAAAATCCAGGGCTTTGTACCCTGAATTAGAGGTTTTACACCTCGATCATTTTACTAAGTACAGGGATTCTATTCAGCCCATGGCTCAACATCCCGACTATTTATTTTAAGCGAACCAGGAAACCTCCCGGAGTATCAGACTGGGGTGGGGAGGAAGTTCGGGCTTTGCCCTTACCGTTGTCCTTTTTCAGAGCTCGGGAAGGGACAGAAGATGAAGGCTTGGATTTTTTGGTTTATGGCTTTTTAGAAGACTGGGCGAAAAGGCGTGGTGGGGGAGAAGGAGGATCTGAATCGGAGTGTATCGCGGTGGACTCGTAGCTAGacgagcctcgcgcatatgcttcAGAGGTAGAGGAGGTGGAATTCGACATTTCAAAAGAGAAAAAATGGCAGAAAACTTACGAATTTAGATTGAAGCGAAGGAATAGGTGGTCGGAAGTTTGTCGGAGTTGGATGAAAGCGCCGTGCGTCGGAGAAATCTTGagagaaattcgaaatttcaaAAAGTGACAAATGAGGGGGTGTGTTGTTATATATTGGTGGAGGTCAGGAGGCATATTGGAAATTGTGCAGGTAGGGGAAAGGACGTGCACGGATATCGAAGCGTCAGACTTATCATATTCTCGAAATATCGAAGCGTCACGACTTTATCTAGaagaatcaattaatgattTGGTCTGTTTAAatacaaataaatattaatcTAATCACCGAATTGAGAAATATCAATGACAGAAAGTATCTAGAAGGGTGATTTCACTAAGTGTCCATGATaatta is part of the Primulina eburnea isolate SZY01 chromosome 1, ASM2296580v1, whole genome shotgun sequence genome and encodes:
- the LOC140807983 gene encoding uncharacterized protein; its protein translation is MEMCVDFRDLDKACPKDHYPLSRIDQLVDSTSGYELLSFMDAYQGYHQILLAKNNEDKASFITSGRTFCYVVMPFGLKNARATYQRLMNKLFKKQLDRNVEVLWKTQKFGWDEKCEQAFRNLKSHLAELPVLVKPEPREKLFVYLSTTEYDSSRKDYDSFRSICDDDQVDSGDRRMAIKAQALSDFLLEIVQPDEEEVWRVTNNEAEYEAVLVGIRAAREVRASRIILYSDSQLITQQIKGIYEAKDDIMLKYLKLIQAQAKVFVYWMIEQIPRDENGEADAFAKMVTSLSEVSTREVLHIFRLILSTEEETLPAPEDSWMTPMIKFIVTNEFPEDKARAQKIERQALRFVFLDNILYRRSFQGPLLKCLSMGEVDHVLREIHERCCGEHLGGLALARKALLAEFWWPTIGQDSAQVCGMNIFGPFLVSWAQKKFLLVAVVIFSKWVEAEPLARTTEQEVLKFLWKDIVCRFGVPRRLISDNEKQFQGKEITAWCQEMKITQYFTSVVYPQANGQTERFYTSIILLSTGILFSPWLNIPTIYFKRTRKPPGVSDWGGEEVRALPLPLSFFRAREGTEDEGLDFLVYGFLEDWAKRRGGGEGGSESECIAVDS